Proteins from a single region of Sediminitomix flava:
- a CDS encoding two-component regulator propeller domain-containing protein, with translation MMDFGLIRKNINRCCPLFLLVFLCSQLAIAKSPYFIIPYSVENGLAQSTVYAITQDTQGFMWFGTRGGGLNRFDGHSFSQYIHDPKDSTSIPHNVVSALLPADEGHIWVGTANGICLFSIHEAKSKVYKETVLEDERENFFYSFFKTKEGDFYAGSVDGLYLYNKESDSFKLISEEYRGIRTITQGPEGNIWFNSVGRLVCMSQDQQNFKVFEEKASDLQSLKADNILSLAFDRHDRLWIGTRNSGVNIMENIQVGKFKQYNTENSQLPSNDIRTLHEDQDGEIWIGTKKGVAIYQHFDQSFEIFQSDNYDKNSLSQNSVYSFYEDQNQNLWVGTWSGGVNLFSNNAQKFQAIQNHFIKNKRQPIGSVSTFWVDQEGTWIGSENQGLIFQESKGSTLSTKQFFPKEHIKTLWKDHNEDFWVGTFHGLKFKEKNSQHFRDILEGEGIYDLIEYPKGKIWASTLRYIYRIDKADFSIKRYSKEEGKLSSTYNRGGIFHLDRQGKLWVGAQKGLMIFDQKSDSFLSYEPKKNSNHLLFKSFIYDITEDQEHRIWIGTQNGLFALNLENNEILSFNKNEGLSSHMVHGVLYDAKENTIWASTSNGLNQVYLSDFKINAFSSSEGLQGEEFNRSACFISKDGQMFFGGTKGYNAFNPYDIQTNRKAPEVILDQISFLGSRNIHKTDSYKLYGKEKIEIPYGESAFSINYTAINYSQPKQITYALKISGHFNDWIQMGNQRQVHLAKLEPGSYEMSIKAANEDGVWGKPSTLELVILPPIWRAWWANLLYVLMITIIIQFIYKEWKVRQHFKNDLLVEKMSKEKMEYINQLKINFFTNVSHELRTPLSLIIGPLERIIKKGDDIPASHDYLALMLKNAKHLMQLVDELLEFRKVQSGKQRLKVQEIPLVKFINEISLSFEARAQNRDIELTTSGKDDLTLWADRAMFQKVIHNILSNAFKHTPKGGKIRLNVEKISSYNVKISISDTGVGMSKEMISQIFEYYSHKDSTLGEDKGVGIGMALSKEIIELHQGEIKVESEPDKGTTFHLILSLGKTHFEQLDGVEFLEVALDTEKNQEEEEGKTKEADSSIPKILVVDDNAEFRTFLRDGLKEKYTIIEAQNGVEAFEKAQKEQPQLILTDIMMPDMDGYEFCDKVKSHYDTDHMPVIFLSAKDSTESQKEALQKGGDAYISKPFDWDYLELTVETTLQKFDQLKQRYLKDLLNDEEKKIGEMSEDEKFTVEVKRIMEEYLSASELSVETFCKEIGMSRSNLNIKFKSIIGKSPNEYIKYYRMQKAAALLLTGKNSVIEVVYSVGFKSPSYFTKCFKETFGKLPSEYTEMYQKEEAK, from the coding sequence ATGATGGATTTTGGACTTATAAGGAAAAATATCAACAGATGTTGTCCTCTTTTTTTACTTGTTTTTTTGTGTAGTCAATTGGCTATCGCAAAATCACCATACTTTATTATACCTTATTCAGTGGAGAATGGACTTGCACAAAGCACTGTCTATGCAATCACTCAAGACACCCAAGGATTTATGTGGTTTGGAACCCGTGGTGGAGGCTTAAACCGTTTCGACGGACATTCGTTCAGTCAGTACATTCACGATCCCAAAGATAGTACTTCTATACCTCATAATGTAGTTTCAGCACTTTTACCCGCCGATGAAGGGCATATTTGGGTTGGTACTGCTAATGGTATTTGTTTATTCTCCATTCATGAAGCAAAAAGTAAAGTTTATAAAGAGACTGTTTTAGAAGATGAAAGAGAAAACTTCTTCTATTCTTTCTTTAAAACTAAGGAAGGAGATTTCTATGCAGGTTCTGTAGATGGTTTATACCTATATAATAAGGAGTCAGACTCATTCAAATTAATTTCGGAAGAATACAGAGGAATACGTACGATCACACAAGGGCCAGAAGGAAATATTTGGTTCAACTCTGTAGGACGATTGGTTTGTATGAGCCAAGACCAACAAAACTTCAAAGTATTTGAAGAAAAAGCATCTGATCTTCAATCATTGAAAGCCGACAATATTTTGAGTTTGGCTTTTGACAGACATGACAGACTTTGGATCGGTACAAGAAACTCTGGTGTGAATATTATGGAAAATATTCAAGTCGGGAAATTCAAGCAGTATAACACTGAGAACTCACAACTTCCGTCCAATGATATCAGAACACTGCACGAAGATCAAGATGGTGAAATATGGATCGGTACTAAAAAAGGTGTCGCTATTTATCAACACTTTGATCAGAGCTTTGAAATTTTTCAGAGTGATAATTATGATAAAAACAGCTTGAGTCAGAATTCTGTGTATTCATTCTACGAAGATCAGAACCAAAACTTATGGGTTGGTACTTGGAGTGGAGGAGTAAACTTATTCTCCAATAATGCTCAAAAATTTCAGGCTATTCAGAATCACTTCATCAAGAATAAGAGACAACCTATTGGCTCTGTCAGTACATTTTGGGTAGATCAAGAAGGAACATGGATTGGCTCAGAAAATCAAGGCTTAATTTTCCAAGAAAGTAAAGGTTCAACACTTTCTACGAAGCAATTCTTTCCTAAAGAACACATCAAAACCTTATGGAAAGATCATAATGAAGATTTCTGGGTTGGTACTTTTCACGGACTTAAATTTAAAGAGAAAAACAGCCAACACTTCAGAGATATATTAGAAGGAGAAGGTATCTATGATTTGATAGAATATCCTAAAGGCAAAATTTGGGCGAGTACGCTCCGATACATTTACAGAATTGATAAAGCTGATTTCAGTATTAAAAGATACAGTAAAGAAGAAGGCAAACTTAGTTCGACTTACAATCGAGGTGGTATTTTCCACTTAGACAGACAAGGAAAACTTTGGGTTGGTGCTCAAAAAGGACTGATGATTTTCGACCAAAAATCAGATAGTTTCTTGAGCTACGAACCTAAGAAAAATAGCAATCACCTCCTTTTTAAAAGTTTTATCTACGATATCACCGAAGACCAAGAGCACAGAATTTGGATTGGTACTCAAAACGGTCTTTTTGCCCTAAACCTTGAAAACAACGAAATTCTTTCATTCAATAAAAATGAAGGACTGTCAAGTCACATGGTTCATGGTGTACTTTACGATGCAAAAGAAAATACAATTTGGGCAAGTACAAGCAACGGTCTGAACCAAGTATATCTTTCCGATTTCAAAATCAATGCTTTTTCAAGTAGTGAAGGACTTCAAGGAGAAGAGTTTAACCGTAGTGCATGCTTTATCAGCAAAGATGGTCAGATGTTTTTTGGCGGAACAAAAGGTTACAATGCCTTCAATCCTTATGACATACAGACCAACCGTAAAGCTCCCGAAGTTATTTTAGATCAGATTTCATTCTTAGGAAGTAGAAATATTCATAAAACGGATAGCTACAAACTATACGGAAAAGAGAAAATCGAGATTCCGTACGGAGAGTCAGCATTCTCAATCAACTATACAGCTATCAACTACAGCCAACCGAAACAAATTACTTATGCGCTTAAAATATCTGGACATTTCAATGACTGGATTCAGATGGGCAATCAGCGCCAAGTACATCTTGCAAAACTAGAGCCTGGTAGTTACGAAATGAGCATCAAAGCAGCCAATGAAGATGGTGTTTGGGGAAAACCTTCAACTTTAGAACTTGTCATCCTTCCTCCTATTTGGCGAGCGTGGTGGGCAAACTTGCTGTACGTTCTTATGATCACAATTATCATTCAGTTTATCTATAAAGAATGGAAAGTAAGACAGCATTTCAAAAATGACTTACTCGTAGAAAAGATGAGTAAGGAGAAAATGGAATACATTAATCAGTTGAAAATTAATTTCTTCACCAATGTTTCTCACGAACTCCGTACACCTTTATCGCTGATCATCGGGCCGTTGGAAAGAATCATTAAAAAAGGAGATGATATCCCTGCCAGTCATGATTATCTAGCGTTGATGCTCAAAAATGCCAAACATCTGATGCAACTCGTAGATGAATTATTGGAATTCAGAAAAGTACAAAGTGGAAAGCAACGTCTGAAAGTACAAGAAATTCCGTTGGTGAAATTTATCAACGAAATCAGTCTGTCATTTGAAGCTAGAGCACAAAACAGAGACATAGAACTCACTACTTCTGGCAAAGATGACTTGACGCTTTGGGCAGATAGAGCCATGTTCCAAAAAGTAATTCACAACATTCTTTCAAATGCCTTCAAACACACACCTAAAGGAGGAAAAATCCGTCTGAATGTTGAGAAAATATCTAGCTACAATGTCAAAATCAGTATTTCTGACACAGGCGTTGGGATGTCTAAAGAGATGATAAGCCAGATTTTTGAATATTATAGCCATAAAGATTCCACACTCGGTGAAGATAAAGGCGTAGGAATTGGGATGGCACTAAGTAAAGAAATCATAGAGCTGCATCAAGGAGAAATAAAAGTAGAAAGCGAACCCGACAAAGGAACAACTTTCCACCTTATCCTCTCACTCGGAAAAACACACTTTGAACAATTGGATGGTGTTGAATTCTTAGAAGTGGCACTCGACACAGAAAAAAATCAGGAAGAGGAAGAAGGAAAAACTAAAGAAGCTGACAGTTCTATTCCAAAGATTCTTGTGGTAGATGACAATGCCGAATTCAGAACCTTCCTACGAGATGGTTTGAAAGAAAAATACACGATCATTGAGGCTCAAAATGGTGTAGAAGCATTTGAAAAAGCACAAAAAGAGCAACCTCAACTGATTCTGACAGATATCATGATGCCTGATATGGACGGCTACGAATTCTGTGACAAAGTGAAAAGTCATTACGATACAGACCATATGCCTGTTATTTTCCTTTCTGCCAAAGATTCAACCGAAAGTCAGAAAGAGGCACTTCAAAAAGGTGGAGATGCTTATATCTCTAAACCGTTTGACTGGGATTATTTGGAGCTTACCGTTGAGACTACACTTCAAAAATTCGATCAACTCAAACAACGTTACCTCAAAGACCTTTTGAATGATGAAGAGAAGAAAATTGGGGAAATGTCTGAGGATGAAAAATTCACGGTAGAGGTTAAACGAATCATGGAAGAGTATTTAAGTGCTTCTGAACTTTCTGTTGAAACCTTCTGCAAAGAAATTGGAATGAGCCGATCAAACTTGAACATCAAGTTCAAGAGTATTATCGGGAAATCACCGAACGAGTACATCAAGTATTACCGAATGCAAAAAGCAGCAGCATTACTGCTTACGGGTAAAAACTCAGTGATTGAAGTGGTTTATAGCGTTGGCTTTAAATCGCCATCTTATTTCACGAAATGCTTTAAAGAGACATTTGGAAAACTTCCTTCAGAATACACCGAGATGTATCAGAAAGAAGAAGCCAAGTAA
- a CDS encoding cupin domain-containing protein, with amino-acid sequence MSTKTVSENFLKASLPWETLEDGLKRQFLGFDDKIMMVKVTFKKGGVGQLHEHYHSQTTYVVSGKFDVTIDGETQTLEGGDAFYVPPHAVHGAVCLEDGMLIDVFSPAREDFLKD; translated from the coding sequence ATGAGCACTAAAACAGTTAGCGAAAACTTTTTAAAGGCGTCTCTTCCTTGGGAAACGCTAGAAGACGGATTGAAACGTCAGTTTCTTGGTTTTGATGACAAAATCATGATGGTAAAAGTAACCTTCAAAAAAGGAGGAGTCGGACAACTTCATGAGCATTATCATTCTCAGACAACTTATGTTGTAAGCGGAAAATTTGATGTGACTATTGACGGAGAAACACAAACATTAGAAGGTGGCGATGCTTTCTACGTTCCTCCTCATGCAGTACACGGAGCTGTATGTCTTGAAGACGGAATGCTGATCGATGTATTCAGCCCTGCACGTGAAGACTTCTTGAAAGACTAA
- a CDS encoding MFS transporter, giving the protein MKIKGLRWWITGLVSFATIINYIDRNALAIMWPTVSKDLGMTKDDYALLITAFMIFYALGQSVFGKLFDKIGTRMGFVTSILIWSISIGFHSVVKGITGLSILRGTLAFGEAGNWPGATKANAEWFPQKERATAQGLFNAGASAGAVISAPLIAILFGVFGWRNTFLFVSVLGALWMIPWLIFYKAAPKKHPWITQKEKEYILSGQIENEKLAEDDKGMTWLELFKMRKSWSVILSRFFLDPIWWLFVSWLPIYLADQFGFNVKEIGMFAWVPYVGAAVGSVSGGLLAGKLLRAGRDINFARKLPIVIGGAIMLPSLLATAYASTPLSAVLLIALILFGFQFAISNIQTLPSDFLSGKSVGSLAGLSGSAAVIGVLITTWIVPVITKDSYVPFFILGAVLVPLGLFSVFLSGDLNAQKEKQTSEKETALEAEID; this is encoded by the coding sequence ATGAAAATTAAAGGATTAAGATGGTGGATTACTGGTTTAGTCAGTTTTGCCACAATCATCAACTATATCGATCGTAACGCCCTAGCGATCATGTGGCCTACTGTCTCCAAAGACTTAGGCATGACCAAAGACGATTATGCCCTATTGATTACAGCATTTATGATATTCTATGCTTTAGGGCAATCTGTTTTTGGGAAACTATTCGACAAAATTGGAACAAGAATGGGTTTTGTGACTTCTATTCTGATTTGGTCAATTTCTATCGGATTTCACTCCGTTGTAAAAGGAATTACAGGTTTGAGTATCCTAAGAGGAACTTTAGCATTTGGTGAAGCTGGAAACTGGCCTGGAGCAACCAAAGCAAATGCGGAATGGTTCCCTCAGAAAGAAAGAGCGACAGCTCAAGGTCTATTCAATGCAGGAGCTTCTGCTGGTGCAGTTATTTCAGCTCCTTTGATTGCGATTCTTTTTGGTGTTTTCGGATGGAGAAATACCTTCTTATTCGTCAGTGTATTGGGTGCTTTATGGATGATTCCTTGGTTGATATTCTACAAAGCAGCACCAAAGAAACACCCTTGGATTACGCAAAAAGAAAAAGAATACATACTAAGCGGACAAATTGAAAACGAAAAATTAGCAGAAGATGATAAGGGCATGACTTGGCTTGAACTCTTCAAGATGAGAAAGTCATGGTCTGTCATCCTCTCAAGATTCTTCCTAGACCCAATCTGGTGGTTGTTTGTCTCTTGGTTACCAATATATCTCGCAGATCAATTTGGTTTCAATGTAAAAGAAATCGGAATGTTTGCTTGGGTTCCTTACGTAGGAGCTGCCGTAGGTAGTGTGAGTGGAGGACTACTTGCAGGAAAATTATTAAGAGCAGGACGCGACATCAACTTTGCTCGTAAACTTCCGATTGTAATTGGAGGAGCGATCATGTTACCGTCACTACTTGCTACAGCATATGCATCTACTCCGCTTTCTGCTGTACTATTGATCGCCCTAATTCTATTCGGGTTCCAATTTGCGATCAGTAACATTCAGACTTTACCAAGTGATTTCCTTTCGGGTAAGTCTGTAGGATCATTAGCAGGATTGAGTGGTAGTGCTGCCGTTATTGGTGTACTCATCACAACTTGGATCGTACCTGTCATTACAAAAGACTCCTACGTTCCATTCTTTATACTCGGAGCGGTTCTCGTTCCACTAGGTCTATTCTCCGTTTTCTTGAGTGGCGATCTTAATGCTCAGAAAGAAAAACAAACTTCAGAAAAAGAGACTGCTCTCGAAGCGGAAATAGATTAA
- a CDS encoding SDR family NAD(P)-dependent oxidoreductase, producing the protein MNLQGKVAVVTGGARDIGRAISVKLAESGAKVVVNYFDNKEDADKTLEIIKERGGEAIAVQGDMTKNAEIKTLVSEAVNAFGEEIHVLVNVAGGLVARKTIGEMDEDFWDFLMDVNLKSVFLVTKAVKPYMPQGGSVVNFASQAGRDGGGPGAAAYATAKGGVMTYTRALAKEFGPEQIRVNALCPGMINTTFHDTFTKDEVRTKVAGGTPLRREGASNEVADLVAYLASDESSFVTGTNIDINGGLYFS; encoded by the coding sequence ATGAATTTACAAGGTAAAGTAGCCGTAGTTACAGGTGGTGCAAGAGATATTGGTAGAGCAATTTCAGTAAAATTGGCTGAAAGCGGTGCTAAAGTAGTTGTTAACTACTTCGACAATAAAGAAGATGCAGATAAGACATTAGAGATCATCAAGGAAAGAGGTGGAGAAGCGATCGCTGTACAAGGTGATATGACTAAAAATGCTGAGATCAAAACACTTGTTTCTGAAGCTGTAAATGCATTTGGAGAAGAAATCCATGTTTTGGTAAACGTAGCTGGTGGTCTTGTAGCTAGAAAGACAATCGGTGAGATGGATGAGGATTTCTGGGATTTCTTGATGGATGTAAACTTAAAATCGGTATTCCTAGTAACAAAAGCAGTTAAACCATATATGCCACAAGGCGGATCTGTTGTCAATTTCGCATCGCAAGCTGGTCGTGACGGTGGAGGACCAGGTGCAGCAGCATACGCAACAGCAAAAGGTGGCGTAATGACTTATACTAGAGCCTTAGCAAAAGAATTCGGACCTGAACAGATTCGTGTGAATGCCTTATGCCCAGGTATGATCAACACTACGTTCCATGATACTTTCACAAAAGATGAAGTTCGTACTAAAGTTGCAGGTGGTACTCCACTAAGAAGAGAGGGTGCTTCAAATGAAGTAGCTGATTTGGTGGCTTACTTGGCAAGTGACGAATCATCTTTTGTAACAGGAACAAATATCGACATCAATGGTGGTCTTTACTTCTCGTAA
- a CDS encoding PorV/PorQ family protein, which produces MRVFSFIFLLISLQLTVATAQNIENRVPNTAVPFLTLNSNARISAFGEVSTVSSDFYGDAGLFQNGALLEKGKGAFGINASYRPWLSRIVNDMYIGDFGMYYSWKNKHSVSYTYRHFDLGNILFTDDTGNPIKFLEPKEIFHKANYTYHTQNGLSLNTSIKYIRSKIPNNTSLSGSENEEHTITTAFAFDLGLSYRKNLKWIEEWNTPINFGATLNNIGSKVDYRFGIENNLPTYLSLGVLAEPRKKIGKSLELNLALAYQVDKSLVPLDPTLDLNAIESISESLRDTNFSTELKDVIHKIGAETRLEYLDQGFIALRLGYHHQHEEIGDTKYLTTGFGLGFKGFSIDYSKLYPTPRNHPFEDTWAISVSYRSNLFKN; this is translated from the coding sequence ATGAGAGTTTTCTCATTTATTTTTTTATTAATATCCCTTCAATTGACTGTAGCTACAGCTCAAAACATTGAAAATAGAGTTCCAAATACAGCTGTTCCATTCCTAACGCTTAATAGTAATGCTAGAATTTCAGCCTTTGGAGAAGTTAGTACTGTATCATCTGATTTTTATGGAGATGCAGGACTCTTTCAAAATGGTGCTCTCCTAGAAAAGGGAAAAGGTGCTTTTGGCATAAATGCATCATACCGCCCCTGGTTATCTAGAATTGTAAATGATATGTACATCGGTGATTTTGGCATGTATTATTCGTGGAAGAATAAACATAGTGTTAGTTACACCTACAGACATTTTGACTTAGGAAATATTCTGTTTACAGATGACACAGGTAACCCTATAAAATTTTTAGAACCTAAGGAAATATTCCATAAAGCCAATTACACCTATCATACACAAAATGGGTTATCATTAAATACAAGTATCAAATATATTAGAAGTAAAATACCCAATAATACTTCGCTATCAGGATCAGAAAATGAAGAGCATACTATTACAACTGCTTTTGCATTTGATTTAGGATTGTCCTACCGTAAAAACCTCAAATGGATAGAAGAATGGAATACTCCTATAAATTTTGGAGCGACTCTAAATAATATAGGCTCAAAGGTAGATTATAGATTTGGCATTGAGAATAATCTTCCAACATACCTAAGCTTAGGAGTTCTAGCTGAACCTAGAAAAAAAATAGGAAAATCACTTGAGCTAAATCTTGCACTTGCTTATCAAGTAGATAAAAGTTTAGTACCTCTTGACCCTACTCTTGACCTTAATGCAATTGAAAGTATATCTGAATCTTTAAGGGATACTAATTTTAGTACAGAACTCAAAGACGTTATTCATAAAATAGGGGCTGAAACTCGTCTAGAGTATTTAGATCAAGGCTTTATAGCTCTCCGCCTTGGATATCATCATCAACATGAAGAAATTGGTGACACTAAATATCTTACAACAGGATTTGGCTTAGGTTTTAAAGGATTTAGTATTGACTACTCAAAACTATATCCTACCCCAAGAAACCATCCTTTTGAAGACACTTGGGCTATATCAGTAAGCTATAGATCTAACCTTTTCAAAAACTGA
- the hutI gene encoding imidazolonepropionase has translation MKTVIGPFTEIISLKGLPQKGALQDEQLQIDYNAAIVVEDDKIIEIGPFNGMLREHPEAKIESIEGPHVLLPGFVDCHTHICWAGNRAQDYAMRIAGKSYLDIAKAGGGIWDSVTQTRKASEAILAAYTKARAKRHLLEGITTIEVKSGYALSEEDELKMLRAIKKANDESKADLVSTCLSAHIKPKDFEGDEEAYLNMILEKILPVAKAEGLTNRVDIFIEDSAFSTEKSKPYLEKAKAMGFDITVHADQFTTGGSKVAVEVGALGAEHLEATSDEEIELLANSDTVAVALPGASVGLGEPFTPARKLLDKGAAVAIASDWNPGSAPMGDLLTQAAILSTFQKLSTAEVFAGLTFRAAKALNLEDRGTLENGKLADFQAYATDDFRNILYQQGKMKPAMVWKKGERVK, from the coding sequence ATGAAAACGGTAATTGGTCCATTTACAGAGATTATTTCTCTCAAAGGACTTCCGCAAAAGGGAGCCTTGCAAGACGAACAACTACAGATAGACTATAATGCTGCCATTGTGGTAGAAGATGATAAAATCATTGAAATTGGTCCATTCAATGGCATGCTCAGAGAACACCCTGAGGCGAAAATTGAAAGTATTGAGGGACCGCACGTACTTTTACCTGGTTTTGTAGATTGCCATACGCACATTTGTTGGGCTGGGAACAGGGCTCAAGATTATGCGATGCGCATTGCGGGTAAATCGTATTTGGATATAGCGAAAGCAGGTGGCGGAATTTGGGACAGCGTTACGCAAACTCGTAAAGCAAGTGAAGCCATTTTAGCCGCTTACACCAAAGCTAGAGCTAAGCGTCATTTGTTGGAAGGAATCACGACCATAGAAGTAAAAAGTGGCTATGCTCTTTCCGAAGAAGATGAGTTAAAAATGCTTCGTGCCATCAAAAAAGCAAACGACGAAAGTAAAGCTGATTTAGTTTCTACTTGCCTTTCGGCTCACATTAAGCCAAAAGATTTTGAAGGCGATGAGGAAGCCTACCTCAACATGATCTTGGAAAAAATATTGCCTGTAGCCAAGGCAGAAGGTTTAACTAATCGTGTGGATATCTTTATTGAAGATTCGGCTTTCAGTACCGAAAAGTCAAAGCCATATTTGGAAAAAGCCAAAGCAATGGGCTTCGATATTACTGTTCATGCCGATCAGTTTACTACAGGAGGTTCTAAAGTAGCGGTTGAAGTTGGGGCTTTAGGTGCCGAGCATCTGGAAGCTACAAGCGATGAAGAAATTGAACTTTTGGCAAATTCTGATACTGTAGCAGTCGCACTCCCTGGTGCATCGGTTGGTTTGGGAGAGCCATTTACTCCTGCTCGTAAACTTTTAGACAAAGGTGCTGCAGTCGCTATTGCGAGTGATTGGAATCCTGGTTCTGCCCCAATGGGTGACTTGCTCACACAAGCTGCTATTTTGAGTACTTTCCAAAAACTAAGTACTGCTGAAGTCTTTGCAGGTTTGACTTTCAGAGCTGCAAAAGCCTTAAACTTGGAAGACAGAGGTACCCTAGAAAATGGTAAACTTGCCGATTTCCAAGCTTATGCCACAGACGATTTCAGAAATATCTTGTACCAACAAGGAAAAATGAAGCCTGCTATGGTCTGGAAAAAAGGTGAAAGAGTGAAGTAA
- a CDS encoding response regulator transcription factor, with the protein MGVEKQIRIILVDDHTVVRDGIKLLLSQHQELKVIGEAANGEEALELYNQTTPDLVVMDIRMPVMNGLEATRQLVMHDPSAKVLILSMHNDDDYILHAVRNGASGYILKDANKDELIRAIRSVADGKKFYSGDISGILIKELTSPNIAQMPVAEEENSIEALAAELTKREKEILKHVAEGKSSKDIAVELNKSARTIETHRFNIMKKMKVNSTVELLRKLKGKTF; encoded by the coding sequence ATGGGAGTAGAAAAACAAATCAGAATTATACTAGTAGATGATCATACCGTAGTTCGTGACGGTATTAAACTATTGCTAAGCCAACACCAAGAGCTTAAGGTGATTGGAGAGGCTGCCAATGGTGAAGAAGCACTAGAACTATACAATCAAACAACACCTGACCTTGTAGTGATGGATATTCGTATGCCTGTAATGAACGGATTGGAGGCTACAAGGCAATTAGTCATGCACGATCCTAGTGCCAAAGTCCTTATTTTATCTATGCACAACGATGATGACTATATTCTTCATGCGGTGCGAAATGGGGCTTCGGGCTATATTCTTAAAGATGCCAATAAAGATGAATTGATTCGAGCTATTCGTTCGGTTGCTGACGGGAAGAAGTTTTATAGCGGAGATATTTCAGGAATCTTGATTAAAGAGCTGACTTCGCCAAACATCGCACAGATGCCAGTAGCAGAAGAGGAAAATAGTATTGAAGCTTTAGCTGCTGAACTGACAAAACGCGAAAAAGAAATATTGAAGCATGTAGCTGAGGGGAAAAGTAGTAAGGATATTGCTGTTGAGCTGAATAAGAGTGCGCGAACTATTGAAACACACCGTTTCAATATTATGAAAAAAATGAAGGTGAATAGTACCGTAGAACTCCTTCGAAAACTGAAAGGAAAGACTTTCTAA